One window from the genome of Rhodococcus sp. ABRD24 encodes:
- a CDS encoding HAD family phosphatase: MFDRTGTVVSGRPTGILRAVLWDMDGTLLESENLWDIGVRELSLHLGGPMSEETRLATIGASSHNALTTVFAALNLDPHPPALADAKDWLYTRMGELFAAGLPWRPGAQAALRTVRASGLGSALVTNTDRDLCEFALDTLGREHFDHSVCGDEVPAGKPDPAPYLKAAELLGVTPADCLAVEDSPTGAAAADAAGCTVLVIPSITDVPASANRIFRTTLEGLTESDLFALHRREVA, encoded by the coding sequence ATGTTTGATCGAACCGGAACGGTGGTGTCGGGCAGGCCGACGGGCATCCTCCGTGCGGTCCTGTGGGACATGGACGGCACGCTGCTCGAGTCGGAGAATCTGTGGGACATCGGAGTTCGCGAGCTGTCGCTGCACCTCGGCGGCCCGATGTCGGAGGAGACCCGGCTCGCCACGATAGGAGCGTCCAGCCACAACGCGCTGACCACGGTGTTCGCGGCGCTGAACCTGGATCCGCATCCGCCGGCTCTCGCCGATGCCAAGGACTGGTTGTACACGCGGATGGGAGAGTTGTTCGCGGCCGGGCTGCCGTGGCGGCCCGGTGCGCAGGCGGCCCTGCGGACCGTCCGAGCGTCCGGCCTCGGTTCGGCGCTCGTGACCAACACCGATCGTGACCTGTGTGAGTTCGCGCTCGACACACTGGGCCGTGAGCACTTCGACCACTCGGTGTGCGGCGACGAGGTACCGGCGGGTAAGCCGGATCCGGCGCCGTACCTCAAGGCGGCCGAACTGCTCGGCGTGACGCCCGCGGACTGTCTCGCGGTGGAGGACTCGCCCACCGGGGCCGCGGCGGCGGATGCCGCAGGCTGCACTGTGCTGGTGATCCCGTCCATCACCGACGTCCCGGCATCGGCGAACCGGATCTTCCGCACCACACTCGAAGGTCTGACGGAGTCGGACCTGTTCGCTCTGCATCGGCGGGAGGTGGCCTGA
- a CDS encoding rhodanese-related sulfurtransferase produces MATPKIVLFYRFTPLADPEAIRLWQHTLAASNNLTGRILISEHGINATVGGDIADVKRYVRGTRSYAPFSDADIKWSDGTGSGVSDFPRLSVRVRPEIVTFGVPGEVKVDADGIVGGGTHLSPNELHELVEQRGDDVVFFDGRNAFEAEIGRFRNAVVPDVSTTRDFVAALDSGRYDHLKSKPVVTYCTGGVRCEVLSALMRGRGFDEVYQLDGGIVRYGEAFGDEGLWEGSLYVFDKRMNVDFTDKAIALGRCTLCQAPTSRYRNYPDEGGRELTLVCQTCVPDA; encoded by the coding sequence GTGGCGACCCCGAAGATCGTGCTCTTCTACCGGTTCACCCCACTTGCGGATCCCGAGGCGATCCGGTTGTGGCAACACACTCTCGCGGCGTCGAACAACCTGACGGGCCGAATCCTGATCTCGGAGCACGGAATCAATGCGACGGTGGGAGGCGACATCGCCGACGTCAAGCGGTATGTGCGAGGTACCCGTTCGTACGCACCGTTCTCCGACGCCGACATCAAGTGGTCCGACGGTACCGGAAGTGGTGTCTCGGACTTCCCGCGGCTGTCGGTGAGGGTGCGCCCCGAGATCGTCACATTCGGCGTTCCGGGCGAGGTGAAGGTCGATGCCGATGGCATTGTCGGCGGCGGTACTCACCTGTCGCCCAACGAGCTTCACGAACTGGTCGAACAGCGCGGCGACGACGTCGTGTTCTTCGACGGCCGCAACGCGTTCGAGGCCGAGATCGGGCGTTTCCGGAATGCCGTCGTCCCCGATGTCTCGACCACCCGCGATTTCGTGGCAGCGCTGGACAGCGGACGCTACGACCATCTCAAGTCCAAGCCCGTCGTCACGTACTGCACGGGCGGCGTGCGGTGCGAGGTGCTGTCGGCGCTGATGCGGGGCCGCGGGTTCGATGAGGTCTACCAACTCGACGGCGGCATCGTCCGCTACGGCGAGGCCTTCGGCGACGAAGGCCTGTGGGAAGGCTCGCTGTACGTCTTCGACAAGCGGATGAACGTCGACTTCACCGACAAGGCGATCGCGCTGGGGCGGTGCACACTGTGCCAGGCACCGACGTCGCGATACCGCAACTATCCGGACGAGGGAGGCCGCGAGCTGACGCTGGTCTGCCAGACGTGCGTCCCCGACGCCTGA
- a CDS encoding pseudouridine synthase, giving the protein MARAPLPVRDGLGPDRIRMPAGHDAVTVSEYLSADHPGEDWAGRIEAGEVVDEHGRTVDRETRYQPSRFVYFYREPAPEVPVPFAVDILHHGAGLVVVDKPHFLSTIPRGAHIRETVVVRLRRQLDLPDLVPVHRLDRMTAGVLLCTSDPALRRPYQEMFERQRVRKVYEAIAPYRGDVQFPCTVRSLIRKVHGQLTAYEEPGEPNSETRIELVERLGDLARYRLHPRTGRTHQLRLHLNSLGAPILGDNFYPQFRRRESNDFTDPLRLLARSLEFDDPVTGEPQRFESRRTLEC; this is encoded by the coding sequence ATGGCACGTGCACCGCTGCCGGTGCGGGACGGTCTCGGCCCGGACCGGATCAGGATGCCGGCCGGGCACGACGCGGTGACGGTGTCCGAATACCTGTCGGCGGACCATCCCGGCGAGGACTGGGCGGGCCGGATCGAGGCCGGCGAGGTGGTCGACGAGCATGGCCGGACCGTCGATCGGGAGACGCGCTACCAGCCGTCGCGGTTCGTCTACTTCTATCGCGAACCGGCGCCCGAGGTGCCGGTGCCGTTCGCTGTCGACATCCTGCATCACGGGGCCGGGCTGGTCGTGGTAGACAAGCCGCATTTTCTGTCGACGATTCCGCGCGGTGCGCATATCCGTGAGACCGTCGTGGTCCGGCTACGGCGGCAACTGGATCTGCCTGACTTGGTTCCCGTACATCGCCTCGACCGGATGACGGCGGGCGTGCTGCTGTGCACGTCGGATCCGGCGCTGCGCCGGCCATACCAGGAGATGTTCGAGCGCCAGCGGGTGCGCAAGGTGTACGAGGCGATCGCGCCGTACCGCGGCGACGTCCAGTTCCCATGCACTGTGCGCAGTCTGATCAGGAAGGTGCACGGCCAGCTCACGGCGTACGAGGAACCGGGCGAACCGAACTCGGAGACGCGGATCGAACTGGTCGAGCGCCTCGGCGACCTTGCTCGCTATCGACTGCATCCGCGGACCGGCCGAACGCACCAGCTCCGGTTGCACCTGAACTCGCTGGGCGCGCCGATCCTCGGCGACAACTTCTACCCGCAGTTCCGGCGGCGGGAATCGAACGACTTCACCGATCCGCTGCGGCTGCTCGCCCGCAGCCTCGAGTTCGATGATCCGGTGACGGGCGAGCCCCAGCGGTTCGAGAGTCGCCGGACGTTGGAGTGCTGA
- a CDS encoding phosphoribosyl-ATP diphosphatase, translating into MRQSIPVKTFESLFAELTERAASRPEGSGTVAALDAGVHSQGKKVLEEAGEVWIAAEHESNEALAEEISQLLYWVQVLMVGKGLELEDVYRHL; encoded by the coding sequence GTGAGACAATCGATACCCGTGAAGACCTTCGAATCCCTGTTCGCCGAGCTGACCGAGCGCGCCGCCTCCCGCCCCGAGGGATCCGGCACCGTTGCTGCGCTGGACGCAGGCGTCCATTCGCAGGGCAAGAAGGTGCTCGAGGAGGCTGGCGAGGTGTGGATCGCCGCCGAACACGAGAGCAACGAGGCGCTCGCAGAGGAGATCTCGCAGCTGCTGTACTGGGTCCAGGTGCTGATGGTGGGCAAGGGGCTCGAGCTCGAAGACGTGTACCGACATCTCTGA
- the hisG gene encoding ATP phosphoribosyltransferase, with protein sequence MLRVAVPNKGSLSESASQILSEAGYRRRTDSRDLTVLDPTNNVEFFFLRPKDIAIYVGSGELDLGITGRDLARDSGAPVAERLALGFGGSTFRYAAPAGKDWAVEDLAGLRIATSYPNLVRTDLAARGLEATVIRLDGAVEISIQLGVADAIADVVGSGRTLRQHNLVAFGDSLCDSEGVLIEREGSDRSDKARNQLIARVQGVVFAQQYLMLDYDCPKSVLDRAVKVTPGLESPTLSPLADENWLAVRAMVPRKGHNAVMDQLADLGAKAILASDIRSCRAF encoded by the coding sequence ATGCTGCGCGTTGCAGTACCCAACAAGGGATCGCTCTCCGAGTCCGCGAGTCAGATTCTCTCGGAGGCCGGATACCGTCGCCGCACCGATTCGCGAGACCTGACGGTTCTCGATCCCACCAATAACGTCGAGTTCTTCTTCCTGCGTCCCAAGGACATTGCGATCTACGTCGGTTCCGGTGAACTGGATCTCGGCATCACCGGACGTGACCTCGCCCGCGACTCGGGTGCACCCGTCGCCGAGCGTCTCGCGCTCGGCTTCGGCGGCTCCACCTTCCGTTATGCCGCGCCGGCCGGAAAGGATTGGGCTGTCGAGGACCTCGCAGGGCTGCGGATCGCGACGTCGTACCCGAATCTGGTCCGTACGGACCTGGCGGCCCGCGGTCTCGAGGCCACCGTCATCCGACTCGACGGCGCGGTCGAGATCTCGATCCAGCTCGGTGTGGCCGATGCGATCGCCGACGTCGTCGGTTCCGGTCGCACCTTGCGCCAGCACAATCTCGTTGCGTTCGGCGATTCGCTCTGTGATTCGGAGGGTGTGCTGATCGAACGCGAGGGCTCGGACCGCAGCGACAAGGCGCGCAACCAGCTCATCGCCCGTGTTCAGGGTGTGGTGTTTGCGCAGCAGTACCTCATGCTCGACTACGACTGCCCCAAGTCGGTGCTGGACCGAGCTGTCAAGGTCACTCCGGGACTCGAGTCGCCCACCCTCTCGCCGCTCGCCGACGAGAACTGGCTCGCGGTGCGGGCCATGGTTCCGCGCAAGGGCCACAATGCTGTGATGGATCAGTTGGCCGATCTCGGTGCGAAGGCGATCCTCGCCTCCGACATCCGATCCTGCCGCGCCTTCTGA
- a CDS encoding thioesterase family protein, translating into MSDLAYYVPLGSAQDDVERFAPTPLTASTWADTMQHGAPPSALLVRALERCNARADARLTRIVIEILGPIPISDIEVRSWVERPGKRIELVVAELWAAGPDGATRAVARGTGWRMETVDTTAVVHTADAPLRPVSDGYEIEMSGPFWGSGFVPSLDWRWLAHIGGEGPGQVWARPNCVLVEGETLSPIQRLFTVVDISNGVGSKIHPQDWTFLNTDLTVHLFRVPEGEWTGLSSETSYGPDGVGMCAGVIYDETGAVGRINQTVQVRPR; encoded by the coding sequence GTGAGCGATCTGGCCTACTACGTGCCGCTCGGAAGCGCACAGGACGACGTCGAGCGGTTCGCGCCCACGCCCCTGACGGCGAGCACGTGGGCAGACACCATGCAGCACGGGGCGCCGCCGTCGGCGCTGCTGGTCCGCGCGCTCGAGCGCTGTAACGCACGGGCCGACGCACGTCTCACCCGTATCGTCATCGAGATCCTCGGCCCGATTCCGATCAGCGACATCGAAGTGCGGTCGTGGGTCGAACGCCCCGGCAAGCGAATCGAACTGGTCGTCGCAGAACTGTGGGCTGCCGGACCGGACGGCGCCACGCGCGCGGTCGCCCGCGGCACCGGATGGCGGATGGAGACTGTCGACACCACCGCGGTGGTCCACACCGCCGATGCTCCCCTACGTCCCGTATCCGATGGGTACGAGATCGAGATGAGCGGACCGTTCTGGGGAAGCGGGTTCGTGCCGAGTCTGGATTGGCGCTGGCTCGCCCACATCGGCGGCGAGGGCCCCGGGCAGGTATGGGCGCGCCCCAATTGTGTTCTGGTGGAAGGCGAGACACTGAGCCCGATCCAGCGCCTGTTCACCGTCGTCGACATCTCCAACGGCGTCGGCTCCAAGATCCACCCGCAGGACTGGACCTTCCTCAACACCGACCTCACCGTGCACCTGTTCCGGGTTCCCGAAGGCGAGTGGACAGGGCTGTCGTCGGAGACCTCCTACGGGCCAGACGGTGTCGGCATGTGCGCAGGTGTCATCTACGACGAGACCGGTGCGGTGGGCCGGATCAACCAGACCGTGCAGGTTCGCCCCCGCTGA
- a CDS encoding tRNA (adenine-N1)-methyltransferase yields MASGGLGRSGPFQVGDRVQLTDAKGRKYTVVLEPGKEFHTHRGGIVHDNLIGSDEGTVVTSTNGTPYLALRPLLTDYVLSMPRGAQVIYPKDAAQIVHEGDVFPGARVLEAGAGSGALTCSLLRAVGPTGKVISYEIRDDHAEHAVRNVETFFGERPENWDLTIADLAEFDAERHGGPVDRVVLDMLAPWDVLPTVAKSLVPGGVLVVYVATTTQLSKVVEAMREQECWTEPRSWESMVRGWHVVGLAVRPEHRMQGHTAFLVTARRLAEGTVTPKPQRRPSKG; encoded by the coding sequence ATGGCATCAGGCGGACTGGGACGTAGCGGACCGTTTCAGGTCGGTGATCGCGTCCAACTCACCGATGCCAAGGGCCGTAAGTACACGGTGGTGCTCGAGCCCGGTAAGGAGTTCCACACTCACCGCGGCGGCATTGTGCACGACAATCTCATCGGTTCCGACGAGGGCACCGTCGTCACGTCCACCAACGGCACGCCATACCTGGCGCTGCGCCCGCTACTCACCGATTACGTGCTGTCGATGCCGCGTGGTGCGCAGGTGATCTATCCCAAAGACGCCGCGCAGATCGTGCACGAGGGCGATGTGTTCCCGGGTGCCCGGGTGCTCGAGGCAGGTGCCGGGTCGGGCGCGCTGACGTGTTCACTGCTGCGGGCCGTCGGCCCGACCGGCAAGGTCATCTCGTACGAGATTCGTGACGATCACGCCGAGCATGCGGTGCGTAACGTCGAGACATTCTTCGGTGAGCGTCCTGAGAACTGGGACCTGACCATCGCCGATCTGGCGGAGTTCGATGCCGAGCGGCACGGCGGTCCGGTGGATCGAGTCGTGCTGGACATGCTCGCGCCCTGGGACGTGCTGCCGACAGTCGCCAAGTCGCTCGTACCGGGCGGTGTCCTCGTCGTGTACGTCGCCACCACGACGCAGCTGTCGAAGGTGGTCGAGGCGATGCGCGAGCAGGAGTGTTGGACCGAACCGCGCTCGTGGGAATCGATGGTGCGCGGCTGGCACGTGGTCGGTCTCGCGGTCCGCCCCGAGCACCGGATGCAGGGACACACGGCCTTCCTGGTCACCGCGCGACGGCTCGCTGAGGGCACGGTGACCCCCAAGCCGCAGCGCCGCCCCAGCAAGGGCTGA
- a CDS encoding nuclear transport factor 2 family protein: MIIRKPLAATGVLLASLGIAACGSDDSPDRAASTATPTTTSAAPAAAVLQQQLTTFFDPNSPAAQRTAVVENGAQRAALLEQLGGVLTGYPLTAEVTEVTVDGRTATAVTQIAGPHGGAPIPVTFTQKDGAWVISDASTCQILEMGKLRCS, encoded by the coding sequence TCGCGGCCACCGGCGTCCTGCTCGCATCCCTCGGAATAGCGGCCTGCGGCTCCGACGACTCACCGGACAGGGCCGCGAGCACCGCGACGCCCACCACCACGAGCGCAGCACCCGCAGCGGCCGTCCTGCAGCAGCAGCTCACCACGTTTTTCGACCCGAACTCCCCCGCTGCCCAGCGGACCGCTGTGGTCGAGAACGGTGCGCAGCGCGCCGCGTTGCTCGAGCAGCTGGGCGGCGTCCTCACCGGCTACCCGCTGACTGCCGAGGTCACGGAGGTCACCGTCGACGGCCGCACCGCAACCGCCGTCACTCAGATCGCCGGGCCGCATGGCGGTGCACCGATCCCGGTGACGTTCACGCAGAAGGACGGCGCCTGGGTGATCTCGGACGCCAGCACGTGCCAGATCCTCGAAATGGGGAAGCTGCGCTGCTCCTGA